The following coding sequences lie in one Bacillus rossius redtenbacheri isolate Brsri chromosome 13, Brsri_v3, whole genome shotgun sequence genomic window:
- the LOC134538098 gene encoding neprilysin-2 isoform X2, which yields MKETVIKNPRWWHRRTIMERYLTVVAAASMALLVTVAVVLAILVAQQQQADSLPPMTAAVADNKTVSCSSAQRQEVCLTPGCVHAASSVLESLDTDVHPCDDFYQFACGRYVREKIIPDDKSSMNRFIVINDRLQEQLRLIIEEPAQPGELRPFRLVKQLYKACMNKSLIEDLGLQPMRSLLDQMGGWPVISDQWDPAQFSWLGSVYQFRKLGYSVDFFMDFSVATDAKNSTYRAINLDQASLGLSREYLVKGREDPIVEAYRQYQVDVAVAFGGDRQRAERELGESLDFEIQLANISLPSEKRRNITQLYNAMDVETLQKKHPSIPWLEYINTLLPPGVKVDNQEKVVVAVPSFLKSLEALLSNTPKRTLANYVVTRAVLSSVSYLTEDLRSKQLKFASALTGKTERESRWKECVDIVSGGISLPVGSLYVRKYFKEEAKTAALEMVQDIRNEFVKILKAVDWMDEDTRMKGLEKAASMMVHIAYPDELLDDKKLDDFYDGLELQPQLYLGSILNLTKFGTSYSFGRLRQKVNKTEWITHGRPAIVNAFYSSIENSIQFPAGILQGHFFGYERPRYMNYGAIGFVIGHEITHGFDDQGRQFDKLGNLVDWWDPGTKQKYLQKARCIIEQYGNYTEDTTGLKLNGINTQGENIADNGGIKEAYRAYLAWTERNGEEGRLPGLDFSPRQMFWISAAQSWCSKYRPEAMRQRITTGVHSPGRFRVLGPCSNVEEFSRDFACPAGSPMNPVSKCSVW from the exons ACTCGCTGCCACCCATGACGGCCGCGGTGGCCGACAACAAGACGGTGAGCTGCTCCAGCGCGCAGAGGCAGGAGGTGTGCCTGACGCCCGGCTGTGTGCACGCAG CGTCCAGCGTGCTGGAGAGTCTGGACACGGACGTGCACCCGTGCGACGACTTCTACCAGTTCGCTTGCGGCCGCTACGTGAGGGAGAAGATCATACCCGACGACAAGTCGTCCATGAACCGCTTCATCGTGATCAACGACCGCCTGCAGGAGCAGCTGAGGCTGATCATCGAGGAGCCCGCGCAGCCGGGCGAGCTTAGGCCCTTCCGCCTCGTCAAGCAGCTGTACAAGGCCTGCATGAACAAGA GTCTGATCGAGGACCTGGGGCTGCAGCCCATGCGCTCCCTGCTGGACCAGATGGGAGGCTGGCCGGTCATCTCCGACCAGTGGGACCCCGCGCAGTTCTCCTGGCTCGGCAGCGTCTACCAGTTCCGCAAGCTCGGCTACAGCGTCGACTTCTTCATGGACTTCTCGGTGGCCACCGACGCCAAGAACTCCACCTACCGCGCCATCAAC CTGGACCAGGCCTCGCTCGGGCTCAGCCGGGAGTACCTGGTGAAGGGCCGAGAAGACCCCATCGTGGAGGCGTACCGCCAGTACCAGGTGGACGTGGCGGTGGCCTTCGGCGGCGACAGGCAGCGCGCCGAGCGGGAGCTGGGCGAGTCGCTGGACTTCGAGATCCAACTGGCCAAC ATCTCCCTGCCGAGCGAGAAGCGGCGCAACATCACGCAGCTGTACAACGCCATGGACGTGGAGACGCTGCAGAAGAAGCACCCCAGCATCCCGTGGCTGGAGTACATCAACACGCTGCTGCCACCTGGCGTGAAGGTCGACAACCAGGAGAAGGTGGTGGTGGCCGTGCCGTCCTTCCTGAAGAGCCTGGAGGCGCTGCTGAGCAACACTCCCAAGAG GACGCTGGCCAACTACGTCGTGACGAGGGCCGTGCTGTCCTCGGTGAGCTACTTGACGGAGGACCTGCGCAGCAAGCAGCTCAAGTTCGCGTCGGCGCTGACGGGCAAGACGGAGCGGGAGTCGCGCTGGAAGGAGTGCGTCGACATCGTGTCCGGCGG GATCTCGCTGCCTGTGGGGTCGCTGTACGTGCGCAAGTACTTCAAGGAGGAGGCGAAGACAGCCGCGCTGGAAATGGTGCAAGACATCAGGAACGAGTTCGTGAAGATACTGAAGGCCGTTGATTGGATGGACGAGGACACGAG gaTGAAGGGCCTAGAAAAAGCAGCGTCCATGATGGTCCACATAGCGTACCCAGACGAACTTCTGGATGACAAGAAACTGGATGACTTTTACGATGGC CTGGAGCTGCAGCCGCAGCTGTACCTGGGCAGCATCCTCAACCTCACCAAGTTCGGCACCAGCTACTCCTTCGGCCGGCTGCGCCAGAAGGTGAACAAGACGGAGTGGATCACGCACGGCCGGCCGGCCATCGTCAACGCCTTCTACAGCTCCATCGAGAACAGCATCC AGTTCCCGGCCGGGATCCTGCAAGGACACTTCTTCGGGTACGAGCGGCCACGCTACATGAATTACGGAGCGATCGGTTTCGTCATCGGACACGAGATAACTCACGGGTTTGACGACCAG GGCCGGCAGTTCGACAAGTTGGGCAACCTGGTGGACTGGTGGGACCCCGGCACCAAGCAGAAGTACCTGCAGAAGGCGCGGTGCATCATCGAGCAGTATGGCAACTACACAGAGGACACGACCGGCCTCAAg CTCAACGGCATCAACACGCAGGGGGAGAACATAGCGGACAACGGCGGCATCAAGGAGGCGTACCGCGCGTACCTGGCGTGGACGGAGCGCAACGGGGAGGAGGGCCGCCTGCCGGGGCTGGACTTCTCGCCGCGCCAGATGTTCTGGATCTCGGCGGCGCAGTCATGGTGCAGCAAGTACCGGCCCGAAGCTATGCGCCAGCGCATCACCACGGGCGTGCACTCGCCGGGACGCTTCCGCGTGCTGGGGCCGTGCTCCAACGTGGAGGAGTTCTCGCGCGACTTCGCCTGCCCCGCCGGCTCGCCCATGAACCCCGTCAGCAAGTGCTCCGTGTGGTGA
- the LOC134538098 gene encoding neprilysin-2 isoform X1: protein MTSDIRLAGKKNSAGAAGECAQRPSRTEPCDGADWNPRWWHRRTIMERYLTVVAAASMALLVTVAVVLAILVAQQQQADSLPPMTAAVADNKTVSCSSAQRQEVCLTPGCVHAASSVLESLDTDVHPCDDFYQFACGRYVREKIIPDDKSSMNRFIVINDRLQEQLRLIIEEPAQPGELRPFRLVKQLYKACMNKSLIEDLGLQPMRSLLDQMGGWPVISDQWDPAQFSWLGSVYQFRKLGYSVDFFMDFSVATDAKNSTYRAINLDQASLGLSREYLVKGREDPIVEAYRQYQVDVAVAFGGDRQRAERELGESLDFEIQLANISLPSEKRRNITQLYNAMDVETLQKKHPSIPWLEYINTLLPPGVKVDNQEKVVVAVPSFLKSLEALLSNTPKRTLANYVVTRAVLSSVSYLTEDLRSKQLKFASALTGKTERESRWKECVDIVSGGISLPVGSLYVRKYFKEEAKTAALEMVQDIRNEFVKILKAVDWMDEDTRMKGLEKAASMMVHIAYPDELLDDKKLDDFYDGLELQPQLYLGSILNLTKFGTSYSFGRLRQKVNKTEWITHGRPAIVNAFYSSIENSIQFPAGILQGHFFGYERPRYMNYGAIGFVIGHEITHGFDDQGRQFDKLGNLVDWWDPGTKQKYLQKARCIIEQYGNYTEDTTGLKLNGINTQGENIADNGGIKEAYRAYLAWTERNGEEGRLPGLDFSPRQMFWISAAQSWCSKYRPEAMRQRITTGVHSPGRFRVLGPCSNVEEFSRDFACPAGSPMNPVSKCSVW from the exons ACTCGCTGCCACCCATGACGGCCGCGGTGGCCGACAACAAGACGGTGAGCTGCTCCAGCGCGCAGAGGCAGGAGGTGTGCCTGACGCCCGGCTGTGTGCACGCAG CGTCCAGCGTGCTGGAGAGTCTGGACACGGACGTGCACCCGTGCGACGACTTCTACCAGTTCGCTTGCGGCCGCTACGTGAGGGAGAAGATCATACCCGACGACAAGTCGTCCATGAACCGCTTCATCGTGATCAACGACCGCCTGCAGGAGCAGCTGAGGCTGATCATCGAGGAGCCCGCGCAGCCGGGCGAGCTTAGGCCCTTCCGCCTCGTCAAGCAGCTGTACAAGGCCTGCATGAACAAGA GTCTGATCGAGGACCTGGGGCTGCAGCCCATGCGCTCCCTGCTGGACCAGATGGGAGGCTGGCCGGTCATCTCCGACCAGTGGGACCCCGCGCAGTTCTCCTGGCTCGGCAGCGTCTACCAGTTCCGCAAGCTCGGCTACAGCGTCGACTTCTTCATGGACTTCTCGGTGGCCACCGACGCCAAGAACTCCACCTACCGCGCCATCAAC CTGGACCAGGCCTCGCTCGGGCTCAGCCGGGAGTACCTGGTGAAGGGCCGAGAAGACCCCATCGTGGAGGCGTACCGCCAGTACCAGGTGGACGTGGCGGTGGCCTTCGGCGGCGACAGGCAGCGCGCCGAGCGGGAGCTGGGCGAGTCGCTGGACTTCGAGATCCAACTGGCCAAC ATCTCCCTGCCGAGCGAGAAGCGGCGCAACATCACGCAGCTGTACAACGCCATGGACGTGGAGACGCTGCAGAAGAAGCACCCCAGCATCCCGTGGCTGGAGTACATCAACACGCTGCTGCCACCTGGCGTGAAGGTCGACAACCAGGAGAAGGTGGTGGTGGCCGTGCCGTCCTTCCTGAAGAGCCTGGAGGCGCTGCTGAGCAACACTCCCAAGAG GACGCTGGCCAACTACGTCGTGACGAGGGCCGTGCTGTCCTCGGTGAGCTACTTGACGGAGGACCTGCGCAGCAAGCAGCTCAAGTTCGCGTCGGCGCTGACGGGCAAGACGGAGCGGGAGTCGCGCTGGAAGGAGTGCGTCGACATCGTGTCCGGCGG GATCTCGCTGCCTGTGGGGTCGCTGTACGTGCGCAAGTACTTCAAGGAGGAGGCGAAGACAGCCGCGCTGGAAATGGTGCAAGACATCAGGAACGAGTTCGTGAAGATACTGAAGGCCGTTGATTGGATGGACGAGGACACGAG gaTGAAGGGCCTAGAAAAAGCAGCGTCCATGATGGTCCACATAGCGTACCCAGACGAACTTCTGGATGACAAGAAACTGGATGACTTTTACGATGGC CTGGAGCTGCAGCCGCAGCTGTACCTGGGCAGCATCCTCAACCTCACCAAGTTCGGCACCAGCTACTCCTTCGGCCGGCTGCGCCAGAAGGTGAACAAGACGGAGTGGATCACGCACGGCCGGCCGGCCATCGTCAACGCCTTCTACAGCTCCATCGAGAACAGCATCC AGTTCCCGGCCGGGATCCTGCAAGGACACTTCTTCGGGTACGAGCGGCCACGCTACATGAATTACGGAGCGATCGGTTTCGTCATCGGACACGAGATAACTCACGGGTTTGACGACCAG GGCCGGCAGTTCGACAAGTTGGGCAACCTGGTGGACTGGTGGGACCCCGGCACCAAGCAGAAGTACCTGCAGAAGGCGCGGTGCATCATCGAGCAGTATGGCAACTACACAGAGGACACGACCGGCCTCAAg CTCAACGGCATCAACACGCAGGGGGAGAACATAGCGGACAACGGCGGCATCAAGGAGGCGTACCGCGCGTACCTGGCGTGGACGGAGCGCAACGGGGAGGAGGGCCGCCTGCCGGGGCTGGACTTCTCGCCGCGCCAGATGTTCTGGATCTCGGCGGCGCAGTCATGGTGCAGCAAGTACCGGCCCGAAGCTATGCGCCAGCGCATCACCACGGGCGTGCACTCGCCGGGACGCTTCCGCGTGCTGGGGCCGTGCTCCAACGTGGAGGAGTTCTCGCGCGACTTCGCCTGCCCCGCCGGCTCGCCCATGAACCCCGTCAGCAAGTGCTCCGTGTGGTGA